The Thermosynechococcus sp. HN-54 DNA segment TCAAGGTGAGCGGCACTGGGGGGATATTTTTGCACCAGCACTGCGTCAAACAGGCGATCGCCCGTCACCTCATCAAGGGCACGCACATGATCACTCACAGCATAGCCATCGGTTTCCCCCGGTTGCGTCATAATGTTGCAGACATAAACACAGGGGCACTGCCGCTCTGCTAGGGCTTGGGCAATCTCAGGCACCAAGAGATTCGGAATAATACTTGTATAGAGACTGCCGGGGCCAAGAATAATGTAATCGGCCTCATGGAGGGCTTGAATGGCGCGGGGCAGGGCTTTGGGGGCTGGGGGCGAGCAGCCGATTTCGACAATTTTGCCGCGGGCGGCTGTAATGTTGGACTCCCCATGAATGAGGCGACCATCGGCAAGGCGTGCCCAAAGGGTCATATCTGTTAGGGTGGCTGGCAACACTTGACCGCGAATGGCCAAGACCGCTGAACTGGTGGCGATCGCCCGCTCCAGATCCCCCGTGATATTTGTCATCGCCGTCAGAAACAAATTGCCAAAACTGTGCCCCGCCAAGCCATCGCCCGCTTCAAAGCGGTATTGAAAGAGTTCGGTGACGATTTTCTCCTCATCCGCTAGAGCCGCCAAGCAGTTGCGAATATCCCCCGGTGGCAGCACCCCAATTTCTCGCCGCAGTCGTCCGGATGAGCCGCCATCATCGGCCATCGTCACAATGGCAGTGATATTGGAACTATAGAGCTTGAGTCCGCGCAAGAGCGTTGACAGCCCTGTACCGCCCCCAATGGCCACAATTTTCGGGCCTCGCCCCAAGCGCCGATGGGTGAGGAGTCGCTCTACGAGTGCCTTATCGTCCTCTGGCAGTAGGACTTCCGTAATGGAACCAAGGGTACGGGCATAGCCCCAAGCAATCAGTGCCAACCCCCCAAGCAGCAGTAAAGGGCCACTGATGTAACTGGGTACAAAACGGGCAATACTTTGAACAAACTGCTCTAGGAATTGCAGGAAGTAAAAAATGGGGGTGAGGTTGATGCTAATGGCAAAGCCCAGACTAGCAAGCAAAACGCCAACCGCACTAATCAGGAGCCATCGCTTCACCAGTAGCCCAGGGAGCAGCCACTGAGACCACAGACGGATTTTACGACGTGCTGGACGCAGTCTTGCTGAGAGTTGTTGAGCCTTATTCGCTCTCCTCATCCGCACCAATACCCAAATAGGTTTTACCAAGGTAGCGGGCGAGGCGCTGGAGCGGATTGGTCACTTGGGTTTTGTGTTCAGCGTGGTCACTGTTCACAGGAACGCCTAAAATGCCTGAAAATTCGTCATCACTGATTTCCCCAGCCTGATGTTGGGCAAAGGAATCCACCACCTGCACCAGTTCATCGATGGAAAACTCAAAACCATGCTGACTGGCAAAATCCACCACTTTCGGCGCCATTTCTCCCCGCAGCGCAGCCAGTTCCTCGGCATCGAGTTCGGCAGCCACACTAATGTTGCCATCACCTACCCCCAGAAGGTTTTCCAATTCATCCCGCAGTTTGGCATCCTCAGCGGTCTTTTGCATGAACGCTAATACCTGTGCCGTGGCCATAGGCTTCCTTCCTTCGGTCAGTAAACGTCTGCACGAACCGATTGGATTATAACATTCTCTAATGAGAGTATTTTCAGGCAACAGTTCTTAAGAATGGCACCTCAACCGTTTGAGTAGTGGGTGTACAGCATTCCTTGCTGCATCAAGGCACTAGGAGTCTTGCTGATTGTTGGCCATGAAAGAGTACCATAAGTTGACAAATTGCGTGAGAGTCTATGGCTTGCATGCCTGTACCTGTAAAGAATGATTGTTTTAATAAAGACTATCATCTTCCCTATGATTTAGCGGCGGATCATGTGCATCAAGCTATGGAAGACTTTGTAAATTTCCTAGGACTTATCAATCAGCAACTTCAGTCAAAAGGAATTCCGAGACTTGAATGCTTGTTGATGCCTGCTACTTTCAGCAGTATTGTTGGCGAGTTTATCAGTACTAGAATTCCCGAACACTGCTTCTCCTTGGCAAAGAATCAATACACCAACGGACATCCTGATCTCATTCCACAAGGCAAGTTTCCTGAAGACCCAGTACAGTATGCACCAGAGGGAATTGAAGTAAAAGGCTCAAGACATGCCAGTGGTTGGCAAGGACACAACCCAGAGTCTATATGGCTCATGGTATTTTATTTTGATAGTCATACTCCTAACGACAGGAAAAAAGGGGTAGAACTTAAACCCTTCTGTTTTAGGGGGGTGTATGCAGCCAAACTGGATAAAGATGACTGGGCTTTTTCTGGTCGTTCACCGACAAGTCGCCGAACAATTACCGCTAGTGTTAAGAGTAGCGGTTTGAAAAAAATGAAGAAAAATTGGATATACAGTGATTTAAGCTAGCTTGAAAGATAATTGTGTTGTTGGGACATTGACTGAAGATAGCGCAGGAATGGCTTGTAAGCTCATTGCATAATACTCTTGATATTTCTCAATACCGATGGCACAATATCCAAGCGCTTCAGCCGCAGCAATAGTAGAGCCAGAACCCATAAAAGGATCAAGCACAATCCCTTCACCAAGAGGCAAAGAAGCATACACAACTTGGCGAAGAAAGGACTGTGGTTTTAAACTAGGATGATTCCCGATATCACGTTCCTTTTGAGGAGTCCGTTCACTTTCAATAACATCCTCGAAAGGATTACCATTCGGTTTGCGGCGCAAGCCACCCGTTTGGAAAGACCTGAGACATTCACTGACTGTCATTCCTTCAGGAATGGGTTTTCGGAAGATACCCCATGGTTCATAACAACCACGTGGCATTGAGCAAACACCGGGAAATTCATCCTCGGCATTCTTTGGTCTGTCACCACCGCGAAGGGTTCTAACTAACCGCACAACCTGACCCCGAAATTCCAAGCCAGCATCAGCGATTGCAGAAAATACGATTTGAGATAAGAGAACATTTGATGCCACAAAAACATGGGCGCCTGGGCGCAGAACTCGTAAGGCTAGCTTGCTCCACTCGTAAAAGTACTCGTGAATCCGTTCTCTTTCTTTTACGGTCAGAGCTGTAAATCTTGGCAAAGGCGATCTAAGATGGCCGTCAAAAGATGGTGGGATCCGCCAAACGCCTCCATTACCATTTAATCGTTTTTCCAGTTGTTCAGGCTCGTATTCCTTCACACCATAGGGGGGATCTGTGACAATGGCGTGAATACTGTCGCTTGAGACCTTGCTCATCCATCCAAAA contains these protein-coding regions:
- a CDS encoding YvcK family protein, with the translated sequence MRRANKAQQLSARLRPARRKIRLWSQWLLPGLLVKRWLLISAVGVLLASLGFAISINLTPIFYFLQFLEQFVQSIARFVPSYISGPLLLLGGLALIAWGYARTLGSITEVLLPEDDKALVERLLTHRRLGRGPKIVAIGGGTGLSTLLRGLKLYSSNITAIVTMADDGGSSGRLRREIGVLPPGDIRNCLAALADEEKIVTELFQYRFEAGDGLAGHSFGNLFLTAMTNITGDLERAIATSSAVLAIRGQVLPATLTDMTLWARLADGRLIHGESNITAARGKIVEIGCSPPAPKALPRAIQALHEADYIILGPGSLYTSIIPNLLVPEIAQALAERQCPCVYVCNIMTQPGETDGYAVSDHVRALDEVTGDRLFDAVLVQKYPPSAAHLERYAQQGSTAVAIDREELARQNCRLILADVMDESTPTVRHDSQKLAAILMRWYERVRSL
- a CDS encoding Nif11 family protein; protein product: MATAQVLAFMQKTAEDAKLRDELENLLGVGDGNISVAAELDAEELAALRGEMAPKVVDFASQHGFEFSIDELVQVVDSFAQHQAGEISDDEFSGILGVPVNSDHAEHKTQVTNPLQRLARYLGKTYLGIGADEESE
- a CDS encoding site-specific DNA-methyltransferase; its protein translation is MSTQQIEQSYALNYEFHSFTKSIVIHADCFGWMSKVSSDSIHAIVTDPPYGVKEYEPEQLEKRLNGNGGVWRIPPSFDGHLRSPLPRFTALTVKERERIHEYFYEWSKLALRVLRPGAHVFVASNVLLSQIVFSAIADAGLEFRGQVVRLVRTLRGGDRPKNAEDEFPGVCSMPRGCYEPWGIFRKPIPEGMTVSECLRSFQTGGLRRKPNGNPFEDVIESERTPQKERDIGNHPSLKPQSFLRQVVYASLPLGEGIVLDPFMGSGSTIAAAEALGYCAIGIEKYQEYYAMSLQAIPALSSVNVPTTQLSFKLA